From Cinclus cinclus chromosome 2, bCinCin1.1, whole genome shotgun sequence, one genomic window encodes:
- the KLHL34 gene encoding kelch-like protein 34, translating to MSYFLSYCKAHCTAVLAQYQSLRSEGFLCDILLKVKENEFPAHKSLLACSSDYFRAMFKSYTQESKASVIHLQVVSPTGLQHILDFIYTSLLPLSFESLEDTLEAASYLQVTDAIGLCNQYLVNNLALENCCFSANVARKFYLPDALEATEKYIIKNVWKLLDLDLSGLLELNFRSLLAVIQSPDLPMVEECRLLNLVLLWLKQDKSRLDHASSLLEHIRYGLIPVEELRKTYTQSEVSLSAGIKCLIIKAINYHTSVFKQPVLQDKSTTLRNQKTRIILLGGGTASEGLVTDVVAFDVYNHKWRTLTQLQDRVQNHSVCVVGNFLYVLGGEIQSGTLGDAKIGQTLLVTNKVHRYDPRFNTWTQITGMLEKRCQFSCCVIGKDIFAVGGRGEDGLLHSSVEVYDISRDRWTKARELPRRIHGHASAVCKNTIYISGGKYSAPASTSNDVYSLSSLEGQWVKRAPMSIARFGHQMATIRGSIFTFLGLYEPFSEIERYDPDQNQWTRLRPLVYDRFSYGLAVVEETALLIGGKKWQNSLEVSTQDVVGYDIDNDGWEEICKAPLPWCGLQCAVLQLSQAAEEQDSDSQQKKLPNC from the coding sequence ATGAGCTATTTCCTGTCCTACTGCAAAGCCCACTGCACCGCCGTGCTTGCCCAATACCAGAGCCTGAGATCAGAGGGCTTTCTCTGTGATATTTTgctgaaagtgaaagaaaacgAGTTTCCTGCACACAAGTCCTTGTTGGCATGCTCCAGCGACTACTTCCGAGCCATGTTCAAAAGCTACACCCAAGAGTCTAAAGCCAGTGTCATTCACCTACAAGTTGTCTCACCCACCGGGCTCCAGCACATCCTGGATTTCATTTACACATCCTTGCTGCCCCTTTCCTTTGAAAGCCTGGAGGATACCTTGGAAGCTGCAAGCTACTTGCAAGTGACTGATGCTATCGGCTTGTGCAATCAGTACTTAGTTAACAATCTTGCCTTGGAaaactgctgcttctctgccaATGTGGCCAGGAAGTTCTACCTGCCAGATGCCCTAGAAgccacagaaaaatacattatcaAAAATGTCTGGAAGCTGCTGGACTTGGATTTGTCAGGACTTCTTGAGCTGAACTTCAGGTCTTTGCTAGCAGTGATTCAATCACCAGATCTCCCCATGGTGGAAGAATGCCGCCTGTTGAATCTTGTCCTGCTGTGGCTGAAGCAGGATAAATCCAGGCTGGATCATGCAAGCAGCCTTTTGGAGCACATAAGATATGGTCTCATCCCAGTAGAAGAGCTGAGAAAAACCTACACACAGTCAGAAGTGTCCCTCTCAGCAGGTATTAAGTGCTTGATcataaaagcaataaattatCACACATCTGTATTCAAACAGCCTGTCCTGCAGGACAAGTCCACCACACTGAGGAACCAGAAAACTCGGATCATTCTGCTGGGGGGAGGCACAGCAAGCGAGGGGCTTGTCACTGACGTGGTGGCCTTCGATGTTTACAATCACAAATGGCGAACCCTCACGCAGCTGCAGGACAGAGTGCAGAACcacagtgtgtgtgtggtggGGAACTTCCTCTACGTCCTGGGTGGGGAAATACAAAGCGGTACCCTGGGTGATGCTAAAATTGGACAGACCTTATTGGTTACAAACAAGGTCCATCGGTATGATCCAAGATTTAACACATGGACCCAAATCACGGGCATGCTGGAAAAGAGGTGCCAGTTTTCTTGCTGTGTCATTGGCAAGGATATCTTTGCCGTTGGTGGAAGGGGTGAGGATGGGTTGCTGCATTCATCTGTGGAAGTCTATGACATCAGCAGGGATAGATGGACGAAGGCCAGGGAATTGCCACGCAGGATACACGGCCATGCCAGTGCTGTTTGCAAGAACACCATCTACATCTCTGGGGGCAAGTACTCGGCCCCAGCCAGCACAAGCAATGACGTTTATTCTCTGAGCTCACTTGAAGGGCAGTGGGTGAAACGTGCCCCAATGAGCATTGCTCGGTTTGGGCATCAGATGGCAACAATCAGGGGATCCATATTCACCTTTCTGGGATTATATGAACCTTTCTCTGAAATAGAAAGGTACGACCCAGATCAAAACCAATGGACTCGGTTAAGACCACTGGTTTATGATCGATTCTCCTATGGCCTGGCAGTGGTAGAGGAAACAGCTCTTCTTATTGGCGGAAAGAAATGGCAAAACTCGCTGGAGGTCTCCACGCAAGACGTAGTTGGCTATGACATCGACAATGACGGCTGGGAAGAGATCTGcaaggcccctctgccctggTGTGGGCTGCAgtgtgctgtgctccagctctcccaggcgGCCGAAGAGCAGGACAGCGACAGCCAGCAGAAGAAGCTGCCCAACTGCTGA